The following coding sequences lie in one Pan paniscus chromosome X, NHGRI_mPanPan1-v2.0_pri, whole genome shotgun sequence genomic window:
- the LOC106634327 gene encoding small ribosomal subunit protein uS2-like: protein MKQYIYKRKSDGIYILNLKRTWENLLLAARTIVAIENPADVSVISSRNTGQRAVLKFAAAMGATPIAGRFTPGIFTNQIQAAFQEPQLLVVTDPRADHQPLTEASYVNLPTIALCHTDSPLCYVNITIPCNNKRAHSMGLMWWMLAREVLHTHGTISCKRLWEVMPDLYFYRDPEETEKE from the coding sequence ATGAAACAGTACATCTATAAAAGGAAAAGTGATGGCATCTACATCCTAAATCTGAAGAGGACCTGGGAGAATCTTCTGCTGGCAGCTCGTACCATTGTTGCCATTGAAAACCCTGCTGATGTCAGTGTCATATCCTCCAGGAATACTGGCCAGAGGGCCGTGCTAAAGTTTGCTGCTGCCATGGGAGCCACTCCAATTGCTGGCCGCTTCACTCCTGGAATCTTCACTAACCAGATCCAGGCAGCCTTTCAGGAGCCGCAGCTTCTTGTGGTTACTGACCCCAGGGCTGACCACCAGCCTCTCACAGAGGCATCTTATGTTAATCTTCCCACCATTGCTCTGTGTCACACAGATTCTCCTCTGTGCTATGTGAACATTACCATCCCATGCAACAACAAGAGAGCTCACTCAATGGGTTTGATGTGGTGGATGCTGGCTCGGGAAGTTCTGCACACGCATGGTACCATTTCCTGCAAACGCCTGTGGGAGGTCATGCCTGATCTCTACTTCTACAGAGATCCTGAAGAGACTGAAAAAGAATAG